GGGCGAGGGCAAAAAGCCGCACCCCATCAAGCTGCGCGACAATGACCGCATGACGGAGCTGGTCGAGAAGCTTAATAAGTTAGCTGCCAAGCTCGGCTGAATCTGTCGTTAGCCTTGCGTCAGCGTGGCGATGTGGACGGCGACGGACTCCGCAAGTGCATCGATATTATAGCCGCCTTCAAGACAGCTAACGATGCGTCCACCGCCGTGGACTTTTGCAGCATCCATGACCTTCCGCGTTAGGACGGCAAAGTCCTCACTCGCGAGTCCGAGATTCCCGACAGGGTCATCCATGTGGGCATCAAAGCCGGCGCTAATGATCACAAGATCAGGCTTAGCGGCGGCGATGGCCTTCTCGAGCCCACGACTAAACAGTTCTAAGTATTCGGAACGGGCAGTGCCAAAACTTACGGGCACATTAAGCGTCGTGCCGAGTCCTTTGCCGGTACCGGTTTCACTGCTGTCACCAGTACCTGGATAAAATGGGTAGCGGTGGATACTATAAAAATAGACCGAAGGATCTTCATAAAAGATGTCCTGCGTGCCGTTGCCATGATGGACATCCCAATCGACGATGAGAACGCGATGCGCGCCGTGTTTAGCCTGAGCGTGTCTAGCAGCGAGGGCGACGTTATTAAACAGGCAAAAGCCCATACTCGTGGCGGCCGTTGCGTGGTGTCCTGGAGGACGCATCAAGCATACGGCGTGCTTATCCTGTCCGGACATGACGACATCCACAGCTGCCGTGGCTGTACCGGCGGCCATGAGCGCGACGTCGAATGAATCAGGTGACACCACCGTATCAGCATCGAGTTTGCCCCCGCCTTTGGCGGCGAGCGTTCTAGCTGCTTGAATCTGCTCAGGGCTATGCACGGTGGCAAGCTGCTCTAAACTAATATTTGCCACGTTGCCGCGGCGGCACTTCTCAAGCCAGCCACCGGTCTCGAGCTCTTTGTCGATACTGACGAGTCGATGAGCGCTCTCAGGGTGTTGGCCAGTGTTGTGGTCACGAAACCGATGATGAGTAAATAACGTCGTCATATTGAGCTTAGCTCCGCGTGAGATTTAAGCGACTTCCGTTGACCCGCAGCCTCGAGCCATTGATATGCTCGCTCGTCTGGGTTGGAAGCATGGACTACGTCTGCGATGACGGCCACACCTGAGGCACCTAGCCTCATTGCCTCTCGTACGTGTTCAGCCTTGAGTCCACCGATGGCTACCAAGGGTTGTTCAAACATAGAACGCCAAGTTTTGATTTTACCCAGGCCGTGCGGTCCAAAACGCAGTGATTTGCATGTCGTAGGAAATATCGGTCCCAGAGCGATATAAGATGGATTTACACCTTTGGCTACGGCTGCTTCACTAAGGCTGTGCGTGCTAATACCTAGTCGCAGACCCGCACTGGCAATCGCAGCTAGATCAGCCGTCCCTAGGTCCTCCTGACCGAGATGAACACCGTAAGCCTTAAGTTCTATGGCCTCACGCCAATGATCGTTAATAAATAATCTGACATTGCGGACGCGGCAATAGTCGACGGCCTGTTTGATCTGCTGTATGAGCGCGGACCCCTCAAGATCCTTGATGCGTAGCTGTATGGTTGATGTGCCGCAGTCAACCAGTCGTTTCACCCAAGAAAACGTATCGACCACCGGGTAAAATCCAAGCGGTTCCGGACCACAGGGTGGAAAGCTCAACGGTCTAGCAAGTGGAAGAGTCTCGGACCTTGACGGTAGATCGCTAGGGTCCACATCGGTAGTTCCTAAACCAAGGAGACGTACGCCGGTCTCTGTATCGATAGCGGACCGCATCTTGCGATTTACATAAATACGTGCAGCAACTAGAGCGTCGTGAATCTCACAGCCCTCAGCAATGCGCGCGGTAACTGCCGATGCTAGGGCACAGCCGGTGCCACGCGCGCCATGCGGTAGACGATCGGTGGTGAGCCAATATTGACTCGCTGTATCGGCGTAGTAATCATGACACAAGGCGCTCGCGAGATGGCCGCCTTTGATAAGGACCCGGCGCGCGCCCAGGGCTAGTAGCTTTGCGGCAATTGCCGGTAAGTCTTCGGGGCCATTAATCTGACTACCGGTGAGTGAGACTGCTTCATCAACGTTTGGTGTTAGTAAATCAACACGAGGCAAAAGCTTGGTCTTCATCGCCGTTATGTTGTCGTCGTCGCTTAGTGCACCACCACTAGTGGCTTTGACGAGAGGATCGAGTATGACAAACGTACGATCTACAGAGCGATCTTTGGTGATGTACTCAGCCACCTTGGAAACATTTGCTGCGGAGCCTAGCATTCCTATTTTGATGGCCGCTGGTTTGGGCATGGTTGGACTAGCCAGCGACTGCAGCTGAGCTTCAACGATAGCCGGATCGACCATGTGAGCATCGGACCACTGGGTAAAGTTTTGAGCCGTCGTCGCCGTCACGACCGTACAGGCATGAACGCCGTGCTCAGAGACGGTGATGAGATCCCGCTGGCAACCCGCCGCCCCACTCGGATCAGAACCGGCAATGATCCAGACTAGTTTCATCACGAGTTACCTCACTTACCTCAGGGTTGATGACGACGGGACAGACGCTTGGGTATCATCGCCGCCAGTAAACGCACGTCCCAGCACTGGGGTCGAGGGCACGGCAAATTCACGTGGCGCTATCATGCCGGCTTGGTAAGCGAGGCGCCCCGCGGTCACGGCATGAGCAAAGGCGCTTGCCATTTTTGCTGGCTCGTCGGCCATGGCGACTGCGGTATTTAAGAGCACGGCATCACAGCCTAGCTCTAAAGCCTGAGTCGCGTCGGAGGGCTTGCCGAGCCCAGCGTCGATAATCAGCGGTATATCGGGAAACCGCGCGCGTAGTGTCTTGATGGCACGCGGATTCGTCAGCCCCAATCCTGAGCCTATCGGTGAGGCCCACGGCATGAGGACGCGGCATCCGACATCAACGAGCCTCTGAGCCAAAATCAGGTCATCCGTAGTGTAGGGAAACACCTCGAATCCCTCGCGACAAAGGATGGTAGCAGCCTCCACCAAACCGAATGGATCAGGCTGCAAGGTGTAATCATCGCCGATCACCTCGAGCTTAATCCAATTGGTGTCGAAGAGATCACGCGCCATATGGGCTGTCGTTACAGCTTCTTGCACCTGATAACAACCCGCGGTATTAGGAAGGATCCGCACGGGTAGCTCGCGCAGATAACTCCAGAATTTTTGGCCGCTCTGCTTATCGGCACTTTCACGACGCAGCGATACAGTGATGATCTCGCAGCCTGATGCCGTGATAGCTTGCTGCAAACTTTGTGCTGATGGATATCGCGAGGTACCCAAAAGTAGGCGGCTGTTTAGTTTTGTATCGCCGATGTGCCACATGTGCCACTTACCTCACTTAGCCACCTGCCATAGGGGCTAGAATTTCAATGTCGTCGCCAGCATTTACGGGATGCGCGCCAAATTCGGATCGTTTGACGCAGGTCTTGTTGATGGCGACTGCGACAAAGTTTTGTTGGTATCCTAGTTGCGCGAGTAAGTGGTCGACGTTATCGACAGTGTCTATCTGACATGTGTTGCCGTTAATTCTTAGTTCCATTGCGGATCTCGTTCCCAATCTTTTATCCCCTCTCGCGTAACAAGACGTAGCTCATTTTCACTCAAGGGCTCATCTCTTAGTGTTTTCAATGTTACTGCGACCAGCAGGGGCGCCATCAAAAACCCGTAGCGGAATAGTCCATTGAGTCGCCAAACCCCGTCGTCAATCATGAGGCGAGGTAAGTTGTCGCTGAGGGCGGGTCGGCAATTGGTAACCAAGTTTTCGATGTTAGCGTAGCGAAATCCTGGATGGACGCTGTAAGCGGCGGAGAGTAGCTCCATCGCCGATTTCACGCTCACCGGTGCAAGACTCTCACTCTCGATCTGCGTCGCACCAATAGCGTAACGATTGTCCCCGCGCGGCACTATATAGATCGGGTAACGTCCGTGCACCAAATGTACGGCGTGCTGCAAATTAACCTCAGGAGCGATCACCTCGACGAGCTCTCCACGCACGCCGCGCAGATCTTTGACATCAGTCTGAGCGTTAAAACCGCGACAGTCGAAGACGCGGTCGTAGGTCTCAGATTTTTCCTTGCCGACACCAATACGATCGGCCTGAAGCTCCGTAACTGCAAGAGGCATGCGGCAGGTGATTGCACTCTGTTCGATGGCGCATCTCAGCCCGGCAAGTACCTCGTGATTCAAGATGTACCCATCGTGGGGTAGGTACAGAGCTTGGCGAAAAGATGCCGCGGCGAATGCTGGTTCCACCACACAAAGATGCGCGTAATCTAGAAGGCGCGGCTCCGCCGCTGGGAAACGCCGCGTTAACTTTTGCTGAAGTTCTGCGAGCAGAGCCGTGTCGCCCGAGTGAGCGACATGGAGCGTGCCGCGCCTAACCCTAGTGGTGTTTATATGATGCACCTGAAGTAGCTCATGCCACAAATCAGTTGACTGCATACCTAGGGCAAATATGCGCGGCTCTGTATTGTGGACAGCTTCGAGTGCCGGCGTCAGTAGACCGGCCGCAGCAAAGCTGCAAGCAGCCCGGCTGTCCCATCCCACCCGATCGTAGATGGTCACATCCCAGCCGCATCGGTGGAGCTGCAAAGCTAGGAGTCGTCCTAGCACGCCAGCACCAACGACGGCTGCTCGCTGACTCACTCGTGTCCCTCCGCACTTGCAGCTTTAGCCAAATCCTGGCTGATCCGCATCGAACAGAATTTGGGACCACACATGGAGCAGAAATGAGCCGATTTGGCGTGCTTCTGCGGCAGTGTTTCATCGTGATAACGCCGCGCAGTCTCTGGATCCAGGGCTAGATTGAATTGGTCCTCCCAGCGGAACGAAAACCGCGCGCGTGACAGAGCGTCGTCGCGTCGCCGGGCGCCCGGATGACCCTTAGCTAAATCGGCCGCATGCGCAGCAATCTTGTAGGCGATGATACCGGCTTTGACATCGTCTCTATTGGGCAGCCCTAGGTGTTCTTTGGGGGTGACATAGCAAAGCAGTGCCGTGCCAAACCAGCCGATCATCGCAGCGCCGATTGCACTCGTGATGTGATCGTATCCAGGCGCGATATCGGTCACCAACGGCCCCAGCGTGTAAAACGGAGCCTCGTGACAGTGTTTGATTTGCAGCTCCACGTTCTCCTGCACCATGTGCATGGGCACATGGCCTGGTCCTTCAATCATGACCTGCACATCATGACGCCAAGCGATCTCGGTTAGTTGTCCCAGTGCTTTGAGCTCAGCAAATTGCGCCTCATCGTTAGCGTCGGCGGTTGAGCCGGGACGCAGTCCGTCGCCGAGCGAAAAGGAGACATCGTAGGCCTTCATGATGGCGCAGATGTCTTCAAAGCGCGTATAGAGGAAATTCTCTTGGCCGTGATGGTGGCACCACTGCGCCATGATCGAGCCACCGCGTGACACGATACCCGTCACGCGATTTTTAGTGAGTGGGATGAAATCTCTGAGAACTCCAGCGTGAATAGTGAAGTAGTCGACTCCCTGTTCGGCCTGCTCAATAAGGGTGTCGCGGTATACCTCCCACGTGAGGTCTTCGATGCGCCCGTTGACCTTTTCGAAGGCCTGATAAAGCGGTACGGTGCCGATCGGCACTGGTGAGTTGCGGATGATCCAATCCCGCGTCACATGAATATTTCGTCCAGTCGATAGATCCATCACCGTGTCAGCACCCCAGCGGGTGGCCCACACGAGTTTTTCCACTTCTTCCTGAATCCCAGAGCTGACGGCCGAGTTACCGATGTTGGCATTGATCTTGACGAGGAAGTTGCGGCCGATAATCATCGGCTCGATCTCAGGATGGTTGATATTAGCTGGGATAATGGCGCGTCCTCGCGCAATCTCCTCGCGGACGAATTCTGGCGTGATGACACTTGGGATCGAGGCGCCGTAACTTTTGCCCGCGAGGCGCTGGTCACGTTCACGTTCGGCCGCCTTTAGGTCAAGGCTGCGGCGCCGTTCGTTCTCACGAACCGCCACGTATTCCATTTCAGGGGTGATGATGCCGCGCCGCGCATAATGCATCTGCGTCACATTGCGGCCGTAGGCAGCTCGTCTGGGCACGCGTTTTAGGCCTGGGAACTGCTCGGTCGACAGGTCGCCACGTGGCTGCAACTTAGGTGCGGTAGGGGCGTATAACTCGGTGTCGCCGCGATCGCTGATCCAGTCCTCGCGCAGCGCCTCAAGGCCTTTGGTGATGTCTACCTGCAGGGTATCGTCAGAGTAAGGGCCGCTTGTGTCGTACACTACGACAAGACCATCGTCCTCGGGAGCTCCAGCGGTTTTAGCTCCAACCGCAATCGCTCTCATCGGCACGCGAAGGCTCGGAAATAGCTCACCCGCGACATAGATCTTGCTGGATCCAGGCAGTGGCCCGGTACACGGGGTGTATTTAATCTCAGGATTAACAGTGGTCGGGGTAGGACTTGTGGTTCTGGGATCGCCATGGTGCATCGTAAGGTCCCTCTCTATAGTGACGGCGATGGATATGGCTAGCACGAAGCAATTCCCGAGTAAAGCTGCTAGGTCTAAAGTCGGTGATCATGTTAGCTTCTGGGAAACTTATGGGGCTCTAAGAGGAGGCACCACTACTTGGACGCATCAAGTCAGACCATTCTCGGCAAAAGCTGGGACCCAAATATGATCCTTTGGCTTTTTGTGAGCCTGCGTTTAGGCCAGATGGCTGTAGAGCGTTTTTTGTCGACGCTCAATCGCAGCTATTACAGTTCTGCTGAGCGGCAGCGTCTAGCCAGTCAAATGCTCGGTATCAGCGATGCCGCGATGCAGAAGAGTCTGGCTTACAGCAACGATAAGTTTATATTCGCCCGGGTTGCAGGGACGTTATCACTAGCCTGCACGCTGGCATTTCTCATCGTCGGCGGTCTCGGTGTCCTTGAAAATTTGGCGCAAAAGGGGAGTCAGCTCACGTTTCCATCTGAGTTGGTGACCGGGCTCTACTTTTTCGGCCTGTTAGGCCTTTTAAGTAGCGTCTTTAGTCTGCCATTTGATTATTACCGAACTTTTGTCCTGGAGCAGAAGCACGGCTTTAACCGCCAGACGCCACGAGGATTCTGGGTCGACAGGCTGAAGGGTCTCATATTAGCGGTCGCTTTAGGTGCGCCAATTTTAAGTTTATTGCTGTGGCTCATCCAGGCGGCCGGCACCTGGTGGTGGCTCTATGCATGGGTGGCTTTGAGCGCCTTTAGTGTCCTGACCGCATGGCTTTACCCTACCTTTTTGGCGCCGTTATTTAACAAGTTCACGCCAGTCACGGATGAGGGACTTAAACAAGGTATCGAGACACTCGCCGCTAAGGTTGGATTCCGCACGGCGGGTATCTCGATCATGGATGCGTCGCAGCGGTCTAGTCACGGTAATGCTTATTTTACGGGTGTTTTTGGTAAAAAGCGGATCGTACTGTTCGACACGCTGGTCCAGGCCATGGCCCCGCATCAGGTGGTAGCGGTCTTGGCGCATGAGCTAGGTCACTTCAAGTTGCATCATGTGAGATGGTCCCTGATCCGAGGCGTCCTAGCGACGGGGCTCATCTTTTACCTGCTCAGCCTATGCCTACCGATGACCATCTTTTACCAGAGCTTTGGTCTCAGTGGGGTATCCGCCCACGGTGCTCTCGTGGTGTTTTCGCTATGGTTTGGGCTACTTGATTTCGCCCTTCAGCCTATCGGCAACGCGATCTCGAGACGCAACGAGTTTGCGGCTGACCGCTTTGCCACGGAGCATACCGGCAGCGCTCATGAGCTAGGCAGTGCCCTCCTCAAGCTGCGTGAGACTAGTGCCGGAATGCCGCTCAGCCACCCACTGTTCTCGGCCTTTTACCATTCTCATCCTCCTCTGCTCGAACGCTTGACGGCTTTGGGTTATACTCGAGATGAGGCGCAACCGATGGTGGTGCATCCATCGTGACGCTCATGCACCATGCTACTCAGTTACCGGTGGTTAGACCGATGACCAAGTTGACGAGAACGCAAGAAAAAGCGCTGGATTTCATCCGTGCCGCGAGTGCCAAGACCGGCGTCTCGCCGACGTTGCGCGAGATCTGTGCGCATATGGGTTATAAGGCCATAGGCTCGGCTCAGGATCTGGTGATGGCACTGCGGCGTAAGGGATTTTTGGAGGAGAATGAGCGCCAGTCGGCACGTGCTCTGGTGCTCACGGCCATGGCTCGCCAGCAGATGGCTGGCGAGGATGCGCTCGAGGAGACTTCCGATGCGCTAGCCGTGCCGCTACTGGGCAAGGTCCCAGCCGGTAATCCCGTGCTAGCTGTCGAGGAGCGCATTGGCAACCTGAGAGTCTCGCTCTCTCTCGTGTCGGCCAGCTCACGGCAGTCGCTCAAGGCGCAGAATTTGTTTGCGCTGCAAGCCACCGGCGACAGTATGGTGGGTGCAGGCATCTTGGACGGCGATTTTCTGGTGGTCAAAGTTAACAACGATCCCAAAAAGGGTAGTATCGTCGTCGCGCGTCTAGACGGCGACGTGACAGTCAAGCGCCTCATGCACGAGGACAAATCTGGCTGGTTTTTGAAACCAGAGAATCCTCGCTTCCAGAATATCTACGCCAGCCAAGATGCTTTTGAGGTGATCGGCGAGGTTGTGGCCTTGCAGCGCGCGCTATCCTGATCTGCGCCATTACGATCTGCGCCATTACGATCTGGCAGCTGCCATGAGATCAACCAGCGCCTGCGCAATCTCCCGTTTGATGGGAGCGGCAACGCTTAGCTTGTCGTGATCAGCCTTAAGATAGATAGTCGTGCGGTCACTCTTAACGAGATAGCTCACCCCAACGACACCAGGGTAAGTGTCAGTGAATCCTGAACACGCAAGTCCAGGACGCGCTCCAGGATGCGAGGTCGTGACGGTGCACGCGGTGATATCCTGCCACGGCGCTGCCATGATGCGATGGCGTCCACGCCAGTAGATTCCGTCCGACTTGAGGCTCAGTGGTCCCCAGGTGATGTTTGAGCTGAGTAAGGCCGTTAGATGCAGGACTGGGCTATGGCCCTTTTTGCACGCACGGATGCGGTCGCGGTGAGCCTCCTGCCCTGCGCTGATAAGACGACGTCGCTCGGTTTGATGGGCCTCACCAAACTCATGCACTAGCCGCGCCATGGCGGGCGTGAGAGTCAATATAGAGTCGTAGCGACCAGATTGGGTGTGGCGCATGTGCACGGCTTCGGTACTATTTATAAAGCGGCCAAACACTTTAAAACAGGCCATATGTATAGCTGCCTGCATGATGAAGTCGGCATTAAGACCTAGCGCCTTAGCCTCTACTGTGCCTAGCTCCATCGCATCCCAAGTGTCGATGGCAAACTGCTCAGCCTCTGCATGGAGCATGGTTGCCGTGGTCGCGATGGTTTGAGCCAATTGATTGTCGATCTGCCATTTTATTGAGGCAAAATTAAGCGCCTTCCCCCCAACGCACGACGTCTCGAGCTCCGCGTTCAGATACTGGACATAACGTAGCGTCGGATGACCATCGAGGAATGAATGATCGCGATTAATACCCGCAGTCCCGTCACCAGTGACGATGAGCTGGTGACTTTTATCAAACCAGCGACTAGCGAAGTTACCCAAGATCAGGTGACGCATGGCTGCGGTACGATGCGTGCTCTGTTGATCCATATCCCCATTAAAGTCAAAATCTAGAGCCAGTAAAAATAGCGCCTCGTCCATGGAGCTCAGCGAACTCGCGTTGACTGCTGATGTGGCGAGTTGTCGCCGGATCATTGCCCATGACGGGCGTGGTAACGCAGTCAGCAGGCCGACTTGGGCCTCCGTGTCTCTAGGTGATGCAACGATGCCCTGGAATGTTGCTACCAAATCCGCGCAGGTCGGCACGGTGTCGTCCAGGTCGATGCGGTAGAAATGACCTTGGTAAGCGACGACGAAGTGCCGTGCGTCCGGGACGTGAAGGCGCGCGTCTTTTAACTCACCTGGCAGACGACTGGTGCCGAAAAAGTAGGGATACTGTTCAGACTCCAGCAGATAACCAGACTCCACTTCAGGGGCCAGGGAATTAGTCTTTAGTTCCCTGTGAAACAGCAGTGCTCGTCGTGTGAGATTTGCTGCCCGCTCAACGGCAGAAATATTTTGATCCGGCTTCTCAAAGAGATAAGAAATATTGGAGAACAAAGCTAAGGACTCACGCCCGGTTAAGTAGGCGTCTGTCATCGTTTGATTCTGCCAATCGCGCGCGGCACCCTGTTTAAGAGTCGCACTACGCTCGATGATGGATCTGGCGACGGTAAAGAAAATATCGCGTCGCCATCGATCTCCCAGAGACGTCTCAGCATAGCGCGCCGCATCACGAAGTTCGGCCAGAGTATCTTTTACTGGTGGCATTGGCCTCAGACTGAGCGGCTTTACGTCCACGGCGAAGTCCTTACTGGTGCGCGCAAAGCGCCAGCATACCACAACGGACTTAGTTGGCTAGGGACTGCCTTGCGGTTTGATGATCGGTTTGATGATCAGCTACCTGGTGTGATGCGGGAGCAGGACGCCAGGCTGGCCCTTTAAAGGCATACTTGATGGCGACACTAAAGCTACCGGCGTCGCGCATGTCGCGCAGCAAAAGCGCGGTCTCGTGAAAATTGATCACGAACGGGTTATAGGAATTAAGCGGCTTAGTGAGCCCAAAGCGCACCGGCACCTCTTTCAACTCAGCTTGATAGGTGCCAAAAAGGCGGTCCCATATCATCAAAATGCCACCGTGGTTTTTATCAAGATAGGACTCGTTGGCAGCGTGATGCACACGGTGGTTGCTTGGACTATTAAAATAATGGTCAAACCAACCCAAGTGCCCAACCGATTCCACGTGGATCCAGTACTGATAGAGCAACACCAGATATTTGCTGATCGCCAGCAACACAGGATCCATCCCGAGCAAAACCAGTGGCACATAAAATAGCAAATCACCTAAGATCCCAATCCACGGCAGCCTAACCGCTGTAGATAGGTTGTACTCCTTGGAGCTGTGATGGACGGAGTGATAAGTCCAAAACAGTCTGATCTCGTGAGAGAGACGATGGTTCCAGTAGTAGAGGAGGTCGGCCACAACAAAGGTTAGTAGGGCTGTCCACCAGTTAAGAGGCAGCTTCAGTGGGGCCCATTGGGCTACGTGAGTCAGCACTGTCACCAAAACTGTGCCCGTTAGGAGCCAGTTCAGTGGGCGGTTGATGGCCCAGATGGCCAGGTTAGCCAAAGTTTCTTTGCGGTCGCGCTGTTTGCTCCGTAGCGCTAAAGTCACCACAAACTCGAGCAAAGCGATGCTAACTACGATGTAGGGAGAATACTCAAGAAAAGATTGGATCGTATGCATGACCATAGCTCCCAAAGCTCTTTAGATGGGGTCTGGGCGACAACACCGCCCATAAATTAAGCTTAATCACTTGATTGAATTTGTCAATCAAGTGATTAATAAATTTACTCAACATACTGTAATAACGGGTAAAAAGTGCCGAAGACTAGATCTAGACGCGCCTCCAAGGTGCGATCAGCCGCTGACTCTAAACAGGTTCTTATTGATGCGGCGATTAAGTTATTTGCCGAGCGCGGCTTTGACGGGACTACCACCCGTGACATTGCTGACGCCAGTGGGCTCAATATCAGTCTGATCTCGTATTACTTCGGCGGTAAAGACGGACTCCTACAGGCCGCTCTCGAGTATATCGAGAGCTATCTCAATAAACCTGAGTTACTCCAAATCACTCCAGATCGGACGCGTTACTTTGAGGGGTGGCGTCATTTTATCGCCGATTTTATGCGCTCCCATGTCGCTAATCCAAACATGCACCGCTTGGTGCAGCGCGAGCAGGAGCGCGATAGCCTCATCTTTAAGACCATGGTGCAGCAACGCTACGCACCCTGGTATAAGCGCATCATGACCTATATCGAGCATGGGCAATCATCAGGCTGGTTAAAACCTCACCTCAATCCAAGTACCGTCGCCCTAGCAATCCACGGAGCTATGGTGCAGCAAGTGCGGCTTGATGTCTTTCTCCATCAACTCCGGGGGCAAACACTCAAGGATTCGGCGCACCTTGAGGCGGTAATCGAGGATCTCTGCGCGATTTTACTCGCGGGAGTTGAGGGGAGCGGATGATGGCAAGTGAGGTGCGTCTGTCCTCCGCTGACATGACAGCGCCGCAATGGAGATGTCAGCCTCGTATTTAGTTGTGCCATCCTCTGTAGTTAAACACTATCGCTCTCACTGACACCTGCATGTCTTTGGTATTTTGCAATGTAATCCTTCATCTTCGGCTCCTGAGGGCGAAGGAGCTACCTAATGGATTTACTAGATCCCAAAAACGATGCGGTATTTAAATACATGCTGGCGGGTGATGATACTGAAGATCTGCGGATCAGTTTACTGACGGCGATCTTGAGACCAGAGTCACCGATCGTAACAGCGACGGTAAAAAACCCGCATCTGCCAAAAAAGCATATCCGCGATAAAGATACGGTGCTCGATATCCTGATGGAGCTCAGTGACGGTAGACTTGTCGACTTAGAGATGCAGATGGCATGGCGGTCATATATCCCGGAGCGCGCGTATTACTACGGCAGTCGTGTGATCAACGCGCAGCTGAGTCGTGGTCAGCGCTACCAAAGCCTGAAGCCGGTCTCGACTATATTCTTGCTCAATGCCATCGGATTCCCTGAGGCGCCAGCGGACCACGGCCACTATGTGTTTAGCATGAAAGAGCAGTCTAACCTGGCTCAGCTGCCACCGCTATTTACCATGCACTTTGTCGAGATTCCCAAAATCATCCGCAACTTGCCAGCCGCCCTTCACTCGCAAGAAGACTTGGCTTTGGCACTTTGGTGCAAATTTTTGTATAGTCCTCATCAATTAGGACTCGCAGGACTCGACGAGGTGATAGCCACCATGCCAGCACTGAAGAAAGCCAAAAAAAAGCTAGAGGAAATCTCCGCCGACGAGGAGAAGCGGGAGATAGCCCGCATGCGCGAGCGCGGTCGTCGTGACTACGAGAGTGATCTCGAGTACGCACTGACACGCGGTAGGGCTGAGGGTATAGCAGAGGGTGAAGCAAGGGGCAGAGCAGAGGGTGAACGAGCAGCAAAGATCACACTGCTTCATGGGCTACTCGGCAATGTTGCTACATCGGGATTATCAAGTAAGGAGCTTGCGACTCTTTGCGGACTGAGTGTGGACGAGGTTGAGAACCTGCGCGCTGACTCAACTGCTGCGTCTAGTATATTTAAACCTTAAACACCCCGCGAGAACTCTCCAATTTTTTTGATGAAAATAAATAGGGAGCTGTTTGTTCCTGCTAAAAATCCCGCATAATTGCCAAGATCTTCGACAGAGATCAGGTGCCCACAGGTTCCGAAACTGCACACGTAACCATCCCTTGAGACTCATCATTAAGCGGCGTTAAGTTGCGCAATGCATGGCATAAAATATCCGCTATCCGCTAGGCAGGCGTGTCATGCCCATGTCAACTAAGACTCTCATCAATATTGGCACTATTTTCGCATTACATGTTATAGTGATGGCAAGGGCGCCAGGCTGCGCTCAGGCATTAGTCACTGTCGTATAACTGTACAAAAGCCACTAAAAGATAGTGTGCGCTGGTGCTTGCGACAAAAAATCCTCCGAAAAACCAGTAAACTGAAAAATGCTTAGGCATCTTTCGGTGGCACTGTATTTGCCATTTTCTGGGGTCGAAGAACCGCCTCGCAGGCAATCGTAATG
This genomic stretch from Deltaproteobacteria bacterium harbors:
- a CDS encoding histone deacetylase; translated protein: MTTLFTHHRFRDHNTGQHPESAHRLVSIDKELETGGWLEKCRRGNVANISLEQLATVHSPEQIQAARTLAAKGGGKLDADTVVSPDSFDVALMAAGTATAAVDVVMSGQDKHAVCLMRPPGHHATAATSMGFCLFNNVALAARHAQAKHGAHRVLIVDWDVHHGNGTQDIFYEDPSVYFYSIHRYPFYPGTGDSSETGTGKGLGTTLNVPVSFGTARSEYLELFSRGLEKAIAAAKPDLVIISAGFDAHMDDPVGNLGLASEDFAVLTRKVMDAAKVHGGGRIVSCLEGGYNIDALAESVAVHIATLTQG
- a CDS encoding phosphomethylpyrimidine kinase produces the protein MKLVWIIAGSDPSGAAGCQRDLITVSEHGVHACTVVTATTAQNFTQWSDAHMVDPAIVEAQLQSLASPTMPKPAAIKIGMLGSAANVSKVAEYITKDRSVDRTFVILDPLVKATSGGALSDDDNITAMKTKLLPRVDLLTPNVDEAVSLTGSQINGPEDLPAIAAKLLALGARRVLIKGGHLASALCHDYYADTASQYWLTTDRLPHGARGTGCALASAVTARIAEGCEIHDALVAARIYVNRKMRSAIDTETGVRLLGLGTTDVDPSDLPSRSETLPLARPLSFPPCGPEPLGFYPVVDTFSWVKRLVDCGTSTIQLRIKDLEGSALIQQIKQAVDYCRVRNVRLFINDHWREAIELKAYGVHLGQEDLGTADLAAIASAGLRLGISTHSLSEAAVAKGVNPSYIALGPIFPTTCKSLRFGPHGLGKIKTWRSMFEQPLVAIGGLKAEHVREAMRLGASGVAVIADVVHASNPDERAYQWLEAAGQRKSLKSHAELSSI
- a CDS encoding thiazole synthase: MWHIGDTKLNSRLLLGTSRYPSAQSLQQAITASGCEIITVSLRRESADKQSGQKFWSYLRELPVRILPNTAGCYQVQEAVTTAHMARDLFDTNWIKLEVIGDDYTLQPDPFGLVEAATILCREGFEVFPYTTDDLILAQRLVDVGCRVLMPWASPIGSGLGLTNPRAIKTLRARFPDIPLIIDAGLGKPSDATQALELGCDAVLLNTAVAMADEPAKMASAFAHAVTAGRLAYQAGMIAPREFAVPSTPVLGRAFTGGDDTQASVPSSSTLR
- the thiS gene encoding sulfur carrier protein ThiS; protein product: MELRINGNTCQIDTVDNVDHLLAQLGYQQNFVAVAINKTCVKRSEFGAHPVNAGDDIEILAPMAGG
- a CDS encoding FAD-dependent oxidoreductase; protein product: MSQRAAVVGAGVLGRLLALQLHRCGWDVTIYDRVGWDSRAACSFAAAGLLTPALEAVHNTEPRIFALGMQSTDLWHELLQVHHINTTRVRRGTLHVAHSGDTALLAELQQKLTRRFPAAEPRLLDYAHLCVVEPAFAAASFRQALYLPHDGYILNHEVLAGLRCAIEQSAITCRMPLAVTELQADRIGVGKEKSETYDRVFDCRGFNAQTDVKDLRGVRGELVEVIAPEVNLQHAVHLVHGRYPIYIVPRGDNRYAIGATQIESESLAPVSVKSAMELLSAAYSVHPGFRYANIENLVTNCRPALSDNLPRLMIDDGVWRLNGLFRYGFLMAPLLVAVTLKTLRDEPLSENELRLVTREGIKDWERDPQWN